The following are encoded together in the Fundulus heteroclitus isolate FHET01 chromosome 19, MU-UCD_Fhet_4.1, whole genome shotgun sequence genome:
- the zfyve26 gene encoding zinc finger FYVE domain-containing protein 26 produces the protein MYPFGREAEASLHDLFDYFKKCLQHGEWQLASACVPQLAKAPGGLSEKVREIIKAIICNPYSLKWASVGSPHKLAWFWLYVLEKWTEDQVAPHIKRELEFLLLLEELGSQGIPETDLQELHQAFLASQSDQRTSLAVVESCLQTLLEKKKPRLAHTLAYFLEDQSNPEGHTLQHVFIQHLMRKLGKPETSPEKVEQWAKDVYSVLALVPWRSSRSAPQLEALCEALWSARGGPLKEERILSCLLRPRCHTLVTVYSSTAVRLQRDHLLRNAPETQVDLPEAEKLTLSLCCHNDRPAAWKAIFFECLSSGKHFLEQVLVTGLDLMKHEEFSRLKDLLQREFRPLSRLLLLLGWNHCRSLSSAQTLVNILHHQQSSANDTVLQDFCNLLSSQLGVLEWCKNNNPGISMEALQAQIQTLDNHSALYILHSLTPLAEYEEHRILELLQQLPKSPQTESAVIQSGNVQTNIHLFKGFCAMKYAIYALCVNFHKYSNCAECESMQLHKPTEADTGTKRSSASSEGRHYMFQHYLSECQLYLEAVPAMFRLELLENIFSLLFLSTSDFLQDVQKDSNPNPNPGLDPQSECLSTADESVEAGKSSSDETEHRSQDHQKPRSRSATAHGGHLDLGHFLQGCRGFLVDFTAMEGFLKLLKEGLEGMCVVGQQEGQEAGRALPREAEAVANLGCSVTAETFGTRLQRLSKRTAEAQWRLQIITSNQTTADGSESPMQMSTYRSSFTPPGSSKRSSLRKRRRPARHSAERQTSIEKHGDVSTSASDGAGGPVGGCAELELCSCGGPHSWLVPAMLSPPESLLMSCIRRGNFMQAHQVCLVFDLEGAACFGELAFMERYKEVLVELGQVEQKIESQSMSSSSSSSEGLGLATVPGAGRSRLGSSGRSTLQAIGSAAAAGVAFYSISDIADRLLSTPAHPLPSLEEGYWMSLCSSDASSLLHTLLQELSPAAMAAFDLACCHCQLWKTSRQLLDTAERRLTSSFEARGIRFDRKVPHPEGIRGFPMVLQQISKILNHSATHKASVKTDAVGEDQGVCAPFGCSIQEVLLSCHPTLTEESIAAQISLTQRLEGPLHILSTAIEGIQLEGSADSAVLTLLVEQASLKQSELDAHPVRCSMKQLLRSLDQLCPFEPDSDLAKPDYMRSFFDYVNTLASVLVRSLSSEDQGSQVKLGNPLLVLLQTPFQLVSHLLFDRQVSPDRVLSVLQQEGLRLSVQQVIVQRCCEALPVWSSCPDEEEDSSRARKADGAFSVDNLFLLLRTHAPAYKAALGIPEPPSDGSSESEASADDPSSSPIHLSSSPPSQSSSSSSSSTSSSSNTFLLTASALSFLKSRSPLLATLACLSACKGEATRAKSSGLSAYFRSGRKEVSLDREQISREADGLLKQFPILRAYLQTMVEPVLGTSLGDGEESSAGLGAAICGKPVASLLLSGPQDEVTQALAADAFKDALVSKDLDRALSLLELYGQGGSQERELRDHLLVCASLEDEAEGFDQLFRVLDANLRARVALQTLERWPLSACLELIEFCLDDPNTQSSLKTDLELKKKELSIYRWMMNLRPSLPWKTWQELRRESAANPESMLSMILEAKEFSLCKQWVELYPVSEQQKLQLQTEHLLYLLETEQTDDAFELLQSISDVAVGLEVCERALDRRPGLAACHFLADYLTIHFQRRVSPARRRHIHALHLGSKVLMTLPPAARQDYFPLLSEPLLMLEQLLMNLKVEWAEVAVQTLQSLLVGQEAGFSGEDIDKLLADYGYKALDFSCAPRERSRSDSVISLQDVLTQCPAQELSSQSFTRIETPASSANSTPTHTSSANSSEREKDRGSSERRRRSSAKFQPPDQPPARKDWVPDTKHNTCMVCQRERFTMFNRRHHCRRCGRLVCSACSERKMLLDGCPGEEVRVCDQCYVYFHPDSDDESESAEVIGSPMVQEDALDGMLRLPEVVHRQFRLSTDPAHNQLLRSEFYYEQAPSAHLCVSILSLHSDQAACGHQLINHCRSLSCKLTNPEVDACLLTDIMQQLLFSAKLMFVKVGQSHNLALCDSYISKVDVLKILVTANYKYIPSLDDILETTAVTRLRNQLLEAEYYQLAVEVSTKSGLDPGGVWQAWALASLKAGNLSGAREKFARCLKAPVDRNQLSPGTPLLQEIVHHLETTVRPSYSPSYGEDILASLRELEDMLNEVSPAERQEELTPNSYLFQECLYYLKTYGPHLAVISFYVRHGCETEALTFLLSKECPEEVFLEGVLQPCLERGLFSKLQGIMVKLDPSLESCSRYLIASCQFLQRKGYYNCLYQLQKFMTDHVRAAMTCIRFFTHGASSYLQLGEQQRWLARAKEHLKTYLQEQQGRGAGRRKPSVTSFRKMMSSSDVSRHMNTIELQLEVTRFLHRCEAATSSDAPQASTSATKSPASSSPPTLFGGSPMKIEVACKVMLGGKNIEEGFGIAYRVIQDFQLEAQAVYIRAGHRLVRQRQYGAVKQLLKCVGESGSATKSDCDALILSCVSVADKGPADAKELESLIMEIKSTETKIKAYLTCSKLRPAYLLAVKLEPSRAGPLVQDVLQAAEGAQDSVMQNICRQWLSEHSKSPVQRQSRPTAR, from the exons gTTGCTCCTCACATCAAACGCGAGCTGGAGTTTCTGCTCCTCCTGGAGGAACTGGGGTCTCAGGGCATACCGGAGACTGATCTTCAG gaaTTGCATCAGGCTTTCTTGGCATCCCAGTCTGATCAAAGGACGTCCCTTGCTGTTGTTGAGTCTTGTCTTCAGACCCTGCTGGAGAAGAAGAAACCAAGACTTGCCCACACCTTAGCATATTTCTTAGAG GATCAGTCGAACCCCGAAGGCCACACTCTGCAGCACGTATTCATCCAACACTTGATGAGGAAGCTTGGAAAGCCGGAAACAAGCCCAGAGAAGGTGGAGCAGTGGGCGAAGGACGTTTACTCCGTGCTGGCTCTCGTGCCGTGGCGCTCTAGCAGAAGCGCGCCGCAGCTGGAGGCGCTGTGCGAAGCGCTGTGGTCAGCCAGAGGCGGTCCTCTGAAGGAGGAGAGGATTCTCAGCTGCTTGCTTCGACCTCGGTGTCACACTCTCGTTACGGTGTACTCCTCCACCGCTGTGAGGCTGCAGAGAGACCACCTGCTGAGAAACGCACCCGAGACTCAAG TGGACCTGCCTGAAGCCGAGAAGCTTACCCTCAGCTTGTGTTGCCATAATGATCGACCTGCCGCTTGGAAGGCCATCTTTTTTGAGTGCCTTAGTAGCGGGAAGCATTTCCTTGAGCAGGTTTTG GTTACTGGGCTTGACCTgatgaaacacgaggagttcagTAGGCTGAAGGATTTACTGCAGCGGGAGTTTAGGCCGCTGTCtcgtctgctgctgctgctgggatgGAATCATTGTCGCAGCCTCAGCTCTGCTCAAACGCTGGTAAACATCCTGCACCACCAACAG agttcagcCAATGACACTGTTCTTCAGGACTTCTGTAATCTTCTGTCCTCCCAACTTGGAGTTCTGGAGTGgtgcaaaaacaacaaccc AGGGATATCCATGGAGGCCCTGCAAGCACAGATACAGACTCTGGACAATCACTCAGCTCTTTACATTCTGCACTCGTTGACTCCTTTGGCCGAGTATGAAGAACACCGGATATTAGAGCTGCTACAACAACTGCCCAAGTCACCTCAAACAG AAAGCGCAGTCATTCAAAGTGGCAACGTGCAGACGAACATTCACTTGTTCAAGGGCTTCTGTGCCATGAAGTATGCAATCTATGCGCTCTGTGTTAACTTTCACAAATACTCAAATTGTGCCGAGTGTGAGTCCATGCAGCTTCACAAACCCACGGAAGCGGACACGGGCACAAAGAGAAGTTCAGCTTCCTCAGAAG GTCGCCACTATATGTTTCAGCACTACTTGTCAGAGTGTCAGCTGTACCTGGAGGCCGTACCAGCCATGTTCCGCCTGGAGCTCCTGGAGAATATCTTCTCCCTCCTCTTTCTGTCCACCTCTGACTTTCTCCAGGACGTACAAAAAGACTCGAACCCGAACCCAAACCCAGGACTAGATCCACAGTCAGAATGCTTGTCGACAGCAGATGAAAGTGTGGAGGCGGGGAAATCCAGTTCAGATGAGACTGAGCACAGAAGCCAGGACCACCAGAAACCTCGCTCGCGTTCAGCAACAGCTCACGGTGGGCACCTGGACCTGGGCCACTTCCTTCAAGGCTGCAGGGGGTTTCTGGTGGATTTTACTGCAATGGAGGGGTTTTTAAAGCTGCTGAAGGAAGGGTTGGAGGGCATGTGTGTGGTGGGTCAGCAGGAGGGGCAGGAAGCGGGAAGAGCGCTGCCTCGAGAGGCCGAAGCGGTGGCCAATCTTGGCTGCTCCGTCACGGCCGAGACATTTGGAACCCGCCTCCAGAGGTTGTCTAAACGCACCGCAGAGGCCCAGTGGAGGCTGCAGATCATCACCAGCAATCAGACCACTGCAGACG GCTCAGAAAGTCCCATGCAGATGTCAACATATCGTTCTTCTTTTACTCCTCCGGGATCCAGCAAAAGGTCAAGtttgaggaagaggaggaggccaGCGAGGCATTCTGCCGAGAGACAGACCTCCATAGAGAAACATGGAGATGTCAGCACGAGTGCATCAG ATGGTGCTGGAGGGCCAGTGGGAGGTTGTGCGGAGCTGGAGCTTTGCTCATGTGGAGGCCCTCACAGCTGGCTGGTTCCTGCCATGTTGTCTCCTCCAGAATCTCTGCTGATGTCCTGCATCCGCCGGGGAAACTTCATGCAGGCACATCAG GTGTGTTTGGTTTTTGACCTGGAGGGGGCTGCCTGTTTTGGAGAGCTGGCCTTCATGGAGCGCTACAAAGAGGTTCTGGTGGAGTTGGGGCAAGTGGAGCAGAAGATAGAAAGTCAGTCCATGTCTTCTTCGTCATCTTCCTCCGAGGGCTTGGGGTTGGCAACTGTCCCGGGCGCAGGGAGGAGTCGGCTGGGCAGCAGTGGCCGGTCAACACTGCAGGCCATCGGTAGTGCGGCTGCAGCAG GAGTTGCTTTCTATTCCATCTCAGACATCGCAGACCGTCTCCTCAGCACCCCTGCTCATCCGCTGCCCTCCCTCGAGGAAGGTTACTGGATGAGCCTTTGCTCTTCTGATGCTTCCAGCCTTTTGCACACGCTGCTCCAGGAGCTCAGCCCAGCAGCCATGGCTGCGTTCGATCTTGCTTGCTGCCACTGTCAGCTCTGGAAGACGTCTCGGCAGCTGCTGGACACTGCAGAGCGCAGGCTCACCAGCAGCTTTGAAGCTCGCG GAATAAGATTTGACCGTAAAGTGCCTCATCCTGAGGGCATCCGTGGATTCCCCATGGTCTTACAGCAGATCAGCAAGATCCTGAATCATTCAGCCACTCATAAGGCTTCTGTCAAAACAg atgCTGTCGGGGAAGACCAAGGGGTTTGCGCTCCGTTTGGTTGCAGCATCCAGGAAGTGCTGCTCAGTTGCCACCCCACACTGACTGAGGAGAGCATTGCGGCGCAGATCAGTCTGACTCAACGTCTGGAGGGCCCGCTGCACATTCTGAGTACTGCTATAGAGGGGATACAGCTAG AGGGCAGTGCGGACAGCGCCGTTTTGACACTGCTGGTTGAACAGGCCAGTCTGAAGCAGTCGGAGCTGGACGCGCACCCCGTGCGATGCAGCATGAAGCAGCTCCTTCGCTCTCTGGACCAGCTCTGCCCCTTCGAGCCAGACAGCGACCTGGCCAAGCCGGATTACATGCGCAGTTTCTTCGACTACGTCAACACACTGGCCTCTGTGTTGGTGCGTAGCCTCTCTTCAGAAG ACCAAGGCAGTCAAGTGAAGCTGGGTAATCCACTCCTGGTGTTGCTTCAAACCCCGTTTCAACTTGTCTCCCACCTGCTGTTTGACAGACAGGTCTCTCCTGACAG AGTTCTGTCGGTGCTGCAGCAAGAGGGTCTGCGGCTGAGCGTCCAGCAGGTCATCGTTCAGCGATGCTGCGAGGCTCTGCCCGTGTGGAGCTCGTGTCCAGATGAGGAAGAAGACTCCAGCCGGGCCAGGAAAGCCGACGGGGCCTTCAGCGTCGACAATTTATTTCTGCTGCTTCGAACGCACGCTCCAGCTTACAAGGCGGCGCTGGGAATCCCCGAACCTCCGTCCGATGGCAGCTCCGAGTCTGAGGCCTCAGCAGACGACCCATCCTCTTCGCCCATTCACCTCTCCTCATCTCCACCATCTCAGTCATCATCCTCTTCATCGTCTTCCACCTCGTCTTCCTCAAATACGTTTCTCCTCACTGCATCGGCCCTGTCTTTCCTAAAGTCTCGCTCCCCTCTTCTGGCCACGCTGGCGTGTTTAAGTGCCTGCAAAGGAGAAGCTACCCGCGCAAAATCCTCCGGGTTATCCGCGTATTTCCGCAGCGGCCGGAAGGAGGTTTCCCTCGACCGTGAGCAGATATCTCGAGAAGCCGATGGCCTCCTTAAGCAATTCCCTATTCTGAGGGCTTACCTTCAGACCATGGTGGAGCCTGTGCTAGGGACCTCGTTAGGCGACGGGGAGGAGAGCTCTGCCGGGCTCGGGGCAGCCATCTGCGGGAAACCAGTGGCCAGTCTCCTGTTGTCAGGGCCTCAGGATGAGGTGACTCAGGCTCTGGCTGCCGACGCCTTTAAAGATGCTCTCGTGTCCAAAGACCTGGACCGAGCCCTGAGCCTGCTGGAGCTGTATGGACAGGGAGGCAGCCAGGAGAGGGAGCTAAGGGATCACTTACTAGTCTGCGCTTCTTTAGAAG ATGAAGCCGAAGGCTTTGATCAGCTGTTCCGGGTGCTGGACGCCAACCTGCGAGCTCGTGTTGCCCTTCAAACCCTGGAACGGTGGCCTCTGTCAGCCTGTCTGGAGCTGATTGAGTTCTGCCTAGATGACCCTAACACACAAAGCTCACTGAAAACAGACCTTGAGCTGAAGAAGAAGGAATTAAGCATCTACCGCTGG ATGATGAATTTGCGGCCTTCCTTGCCTTGGAAAACTTGGCAGGAGTTGAGGAGGGAGTCCGCAGCAAACCCAGAGTCAATGTTGTCTATGATCCTGGAGGCAAAG GAATTTTCTCTTTGTAAGCAGTGGGTAGAGCTTTATCCCGTCTCTGAGCAGcagaagctgcagctgcagactgAACATTTGCTCTATCTGCTGGAAACGGAACAGACAGACGATGCGTTTGAG CTACTTCAAAGCATCTCAGATGTTGCTGTTGGCCTTGAGGTTTGCGAGCGCGCCTTGGATCGCCGCCCTGGATTGGCTGCCTGCCACTTCCTGGCTGACTACCTCACCATTCATTTCCAGAGACGGGTGTCTCCAGCCCGTCGTCGGCACATCCATGCCCTTCATCTGGGCTCTAAG GTGCTGATGACTCTCCCACCAGCTGCCAGGCAGGACTACTTCCCTCTGCTTTCAGAACCCCTGCTAATGCTCGAGCAGCTGCTGATGAATCTGAAGGTGGAGTGGGCCGAGGTGGCGGTGCAAACGCTGCAGAGCCTGCTGGTTGGTCAGGAGGCCGGCTTCAGCGGAGAGGACATAGATAAGCTGCTGGCGGACTACGGCTACAAGGCCCTGGACTTCTCGTGTGCCCCCAGGGAGAGGTCTCGTTCAG ACTCTGTCATCAGCCTTCAGGACGTGCTGACGCAGTGCCCTGCTCAAGAGCTCAGCTCTCAGTCCTTCACCCGGATTGAAACTCCAGCTTCTTCCGCAA ACAGCACCCCAACACACACCTCGTCTGCAAACAGCTCAGAGAGGGAAAAGGATCGAGGCTCGTCAGAGCGACGCCGACGCTCATCCGCCAAGTTCCAGCCTCCAGATCAGCCCCCGGCTCGGAAGGACTGGGTCCCGGACACCAAGCACAACACGTGCATGGTCTGCCAGCGGGAGAGGTTCACTATG TTCAACAGACGGCATCACTGCCGGAGATGCGGCCGCCTGGTATGCAGCGCGTGTTCAGAGCGGAAGATGCTGCTGGACGGGTGTCCAGGAGAGGAAGTCAGAGTCTGTGACCAGTGCTACGTTTACTTTCACCCAGA ttctgATGATGAATCTGAGTCTGCTGAAG TTATTGGAAGCCCGATGGTCCAAGAGGACGCTCTGGATGGGATGCTGCGTCTGCCTGAAGTGGTCCATCGACAGTTCCGCCTGAGCACAGACCCTGCTCACAACCAGCTGCTGCGGAGCGAGTTCTACTATGAGCAG GCTCCCAGCGCGCACCTCTGCGTGTCCATCCTGTCTCTGCACAGCGACCAAGCCGCCTGCGGTCACCAGCTCATCAACCACTGCCGCTCCCTGTCCTGTAAGCTGACCAACCCGGAGGTGGACGCCTGCCTGCTCACCGACATCATGCAGCAGCTGCTCTTCAGCGCCAAGCTGATGTTTGTTAAAGTCGGTCAAAGCCACAACCTCGCTTTATGCGACAG TTACATCAGCAAAGTAGACGTGCTGAAGATTTTGGTGACGGCCAATTACAAATACATTCCTTCTCTGGATGACATCCTGGAGACGACCGCCGTCACACGTCTGCGCAATCAGCTGCTGGAGGCGGAATACTACCAGCTAGCGGTGGAG GTGTCGACAAAGAGCGGCCTCGACCCCGGTGGCGTGTGGCAGGCGTGGGCTCTGGCTTCTCTGAAGGCGGGAAACCTTTCAGGAGCGAGGGAGAAGTTTGCCCGCTGCCTGAAGGCTCCGGTGGACCGGAACCAGCTCAGTCCGGGCACCCCTCTGTTGCAGGAGATCGTCCATCACCTTGAGACCACCGTACGGCCCTCCTACTCCCCG TCTTATGGTGAAGACATTTTGGCTTCCCTTCGAGAGCTGGAGGACATGCTGAACGAGGTGAGTCCAGCGGAGCGCCAGGAAGAACTGACTCCGAACAGCTACCTCTTCCAGGAGTGTCTCTATTACCTGAAGACATACGGCCCTCACCTTGCTGTCATCAGCTTCTATGTGCGCCACGGCTGTGAGACGGAGGCCCTCACTTTCCTTCTAAGCAAA GAGTGTCCCGAGGAGGTGTTTCTAGAGGGCGTGTTGCAGCCCTGCCTGGAGCGAGGACTTTTCAGCAAGCTGCAGGGCATCATGGTAAAACTGGACCCCAGCCTGGAGTCCTGCAGCCGCTACCTGATCGCTTCGTGCCAGTTCCTGCAGCGGAAGGGATACTATAACTGTCTGTACCAGCTGCAGAAGTTCATGACG GACCACGTCCGCGCTGCCATGACCTGCATACGGTTCTTCACACATGGAGCGAGCTCATACCTACAGCTGGGAGAGCAGCAG CGCTGGTTGGCCAGAGCCAAAGAGCACCTGAAGACGTACCTGCAGGAGCAGCAAGGACGAGGCGCGGGGAGGAGAAAACCTTCGGTCACCTCTTTTAGAAAGATGATGTCGTCCAGCGACGTGTCCAG GCACATGAATACAATCGAGCTGCAGCTGGAGGTGACTCGCTTCCTGCATCGCTGTGAGGCGGCGACGTCCTCCGACGCCCCGCAGGCCAGCACATCTGCCACCAAGTCGCCCGCATCCAGTTCACCCCCGACGCTGTTTGGCGGAAGCCCTATGAAGATTGAGGTCGCCTGCAAG